The following are from one region of the Salmo trutta chromosome 20, fSalTru1.1, whole genome shotgun sequence genome:
- the rapgef4a gene encoding rap guanine nucleotide exchange factor 4 isoform X1, whose amino-acid sequence MVAAHSSGHSSASADWIICLDKRPAERSGEDVDIILARLKCVKAFERFHPSLLQQICLCGFYECLEKGITLYRQGDIGTSWYAVISGSLDVKVSETANHQDAVTICTLGIGTAFGESILDNTPRHATIVTREFSELLRIDQREFKSLWEKYRQCMAGLLAPPYGVMESGGRSTDRMSDKENISSNSFGSISKHLNKKSLIESPAKLRPKSISQVPSEKILRAGKVLRDAILSRAPHMIRDRKYHLKTYRQCCVGTELVDWQMQQSSSVYSRIQAVGMWQVLLEEGVLNHVDQELTFQDKYLFYRFLEDEQDDAPLPTEEETRESDEELQDTLLLLSQVGPDAHMRMILRKHPGQRAADDLEIIYEELLHIKALSHLSTTVKKELAGVLIFESHAKAGTVLFNQGEEGTSWYIILKGSVNVVIYGKGVVCTLHEGDDFGKLALVNDAPRAASIVLREDNCHFLRVDKEDFNRILRDVEANTVRLKEHDQDVLVLEKSPSSIQTSTHGTTTTPSHYKYTVMSGAPEKILEHFLEMMRLDSHLNESDPALDDFVLMHCVFIPNSQLCPVLMAHYHAEASQGSEQERLDYTLNNKRRVIRLVLQWASVHGDHLQEEDASLAFLEEFFVSVSDDARVIPALKDQLPELEKLVKNSSDDARSSPQKHKVLLRQFSMGDEKLQKRQPIKSNDEILFKVYCSDHTYTTIRVTVAASVREVISAVADKLGSAEDLLLVNLSSAGDKVVLKPNDISVFSTLSINGRLFVCPRDQLDSLTPLPEQEGPSTGSMGSFELMSSKDLAYQMTVYDWELFHCVHELELIYHTFGRQNFKKTTANMDLFLRRFNEIQLWVITEICLCTQLSKRVQMLKKFIKIAAHCKEYKNLNSFFAIIMGMSNPAVSRLSQTWEKLPSKFKKFYSEFESLMDPSRNHRAYRLTVAKLDPPIIPFMPLLIKDMTFTHDGNKTFIDSLVNFEKMRMIANTARIVRYCRSLPFSAEPSQTSKNHPDVRSYVRQLAVIDNQRTLSQLSHRLEPRRT is encoded by the exons GATGCTGTCACAATCTGCACTCTGGGTATTGGGACAGCATTTGGGGAGTCGATCCTGGATAACACCCCTCGGCACGCCACCATTGTTACCCGGGAATTCAGTGAACTCCTCCGCATCGACCAGAGGGAGTTCAAGTCTCTGTGGGAG AAATATCGTCAGTGCATGGCTGGACTGCTTGCCCCACCCTATGGAGTTATGGAAAGTGGTGGACGTAGCACTGACA GAATGTCTGACAAAGAGAACATAAGCAGCAACTCTTTTGGATCCATCTCTAAACATCTGAATAAG AAGTCATTAATTGAAAGCCCAGCCAAACTCCGTCCTAAATCCATTTCTCAG GTCCCATCTGAGAAGATCCTGCGAGCAGGGAAGGTTCTCCGTGATGCCATCCTCTCCAGAGCTCCCCACATGATCCGAGACAGGAAGTACCACCTGAAGACATACAG GCAATGCTGTGTGGGAACAGAGCTGGTGGACTGGCAGATGCAGCAGAGCTCCTCTGTTTACTCTCGTATTCAAGCAGTGGGCATGTGGCAGGTGCTGTTAGAGGAAGGTGTTCTCAACCATG TGGACCAGGAGCTGACCTTCCAGGACAAGTATCTTTTCTACCGTTTCCTGGAGGATGAACAGGACGACGCTCCCCTGCCCACCGaggaggagaccagagagagcgaTGAGGAGCTGCAGgataccctcctcctcctctcccaggtCGGCCCTGATGCCCACATGCGCATGATCCTGAGGAAACA TCCAGGACAGAGGGCAGCGGATGATTTGGAGATCATTTATGAGGAGCTGCTTCACATAAAGGCCTTATCGCACCTATCCACCACT GTAAAGAAAGAACTAGCCGGTGTCCTGATCTTTGAGTCCCATGCCAAAGCAGGAACAGTGT TGTTCAATCAAGGGGAGGAAGGCACGTCGTGGTACATCATTCTAAAGGGCTCTGTAAACGTTGTCATTTATGGAAAG GGGGTTGTTTGCACGCTGCATGAGGGAGATGACTTTGGGAAGCTTGCTCTGGTCAACGATGCCCCCCGTGCCGCCTCCATTGTTCTACGAGAGGATAACTGCCACTTCCTACGTGTGGACAAGGAGGACTTCAACCGGATCCTCAGA gacgTGGAGGCCAACACGGTGCGTCTGAAGGAACATGATCAGGATGTTCTGGTCCTGGAGAAGAGCCCCAGCAGCATCCAGACCTCCACCCAcggcaccaccaccaccccctcccACTACAA ATACACTGTGATGTCAGGGGCACCAGAGAAGATTCTGGAGCACTTTCTGGAAATGATGCGACTGGACTCTCACCTCAATGAATCAG ACCCAGCTCTGGACGACTTTGTGCTCATGCACTGCGTCTTCATCCCTAACAGCCAGCTGTGCCCGGTGCTCATGGCCCA CTACCATGCTGAGGCTTCCCAGGGCTCAGAACAGGAGCGTCTGGACTACACATTGAACAACAAGAGGAGGGTGATCAGGCTGGTGCTGCAGTGGGCCTCAGTACATGGAGATCACCTTCAGGAGGAGGACGCCTCACTAGCCTTCCTAGAG GAGTTCTTTGTGTCTGTATCTGATGATGCCCGTGTGATTCCTGCTCTGAAAGATCAACTCCCAGAGTTAGAGAAGCTAGTTAAAAACAG CTCTGACGATGCCAGATCCTCTCCACAAAAG CACAAGGTCCTGTTGCGGCAGTTCAGCATGGGGGATGAGAAGCTGCAGAAACGACAGCCCATCAAGAGTAATGATGAGA TCCTGTTCAAAGTGTACTGCAGCGACCACACCTACACCACCATCCGGGTCACCGTGGCCGCCTCGGTCAGAGAGGTCATCAGCGCAGTGGCCGACAAGCTGGGGTCAGCGGAGGACCTCCTCCTGGTCAACCTCAGTTCGGCCGGAG ATAAAGTGGTGCTGAAGCCCAACGATATTTCAGTCTTCTCCACACTCAGCATCAACGGCCGTCTGTTTGTCTGCCCCAGGGATCAACTGGATTCATTG ACACCCTTGCCAGAGCAGGAAGGGCCCTCCACTGGCTCCATGGGCAGCTTTGAGTTAATGAGCTCGAAAGACCTGGCCTACCAGATGACTGTCTACGACTGGGAACTCTTCCACTGTGTACATGAG CTTGAGCTGATCTACCATACGTTTGGGAGGCAGAACTTCAAGAAGACCACGGCCAACATGGACCTGTTCCTCAGGAGGTTCAATGAGATCCAGCTGTGGGTGATCACAGAGATCTGTCTGTGTACTCAGCTCAGCAAGCGCGTTCAGATGCTCAAGAAGTTCATCAAGATCGCTGCCCA CTGTAAGGAGTATAAGAACCTCAACTCCTTCTTCGCTATCATTATGGGCATGAGCAACCCAGCCGTGAGCAGACTGAGTCAGACCTGGGAG AAACTACCCAGCAAATTCAAGAAATTTTACAGCGAATTTGAAAGCTTAATG GACCCGTCCAGGAACCATCGGGCGTACCGGCTCACTGTGGCCAAGCTGGACCCACCCATCATTCCCTTCATGCCGCTGCTGATCAAAG ACATGACATTCACTCATGATGGAAACAAGACGTTCATTGACAGTTTGGTCAATTTTGAGAAAATG CGAATGATCGCTAATACAGCGAGGATCGTGAGATACTGCAGAAGTCTACCGTTCA GTGCAGAGCCGTCTCAGACCAGTAAGAACCACCCGGACGTGCGGAGCTACGTGCGTCAGCTGGCTGTTATTGACAACCAGAGAACACTGTCTCAGCTCTCCCATAGACTGGAGCCTCGCAGAACCTGA
- the rapgef4a gene encoding rap guanine nucleotide exchange factor 4 isoform X2: MVAAHSSGHSSASADWIICLDKRPAERSGEDVDIILARLKCVKAFERFHPSLLQQICLCGFYECLEKGITLYRQGDIGTSWYAVISGSLDVKVSETANHQDAVTICTLGIGTAFGESILDNTPRHATIVTREFSELLRIDQREFKSLWEKYRQCMAGLLAPPYGVMESGGRSTDRMSDKENISSNSFGSISKHLNKVPSEKILRAGKVLRDAILSRAPHMIRDRKYHLKTYRQCCVGTELVDWQMQQSSSVYSRIQAVGMWQVLLEEGVLNHVDQELTFQDKYLFYRFLEDEQDDAPLPTEEETRESDEELQDTLLLLSQVGPDAHMRMILRKHPGQRAADDLEIIYEELLHIKALSHLSTTVKKELAGVLIFESHAKAGTVLFNQGEEGTSWYIILKGSVNVVIYGKGVVCTLHEGDDFGKLALVNDAPRAASIVLREDNCHFLRVDKEDFNRILRDVEANTVRLKEHDQDVLVLEKSPSSIQTSTHGTTTTPSHYKYTVMSGAPEKILEHFLEMMRLDSHLNESDPALDDFVLMHCVFIPNSQLCPVLMAHYHAEASQGSEQERLDYTLNNKRRVIRLVLQWASVHGDHLQEEDASLAFLEEFFVSVSDDARVIPALKDQLPELEKLVKNSSDDARSSPQKHKVLLRQFSMGDEKLQKRQPIKSNDEILFKVYCSDHTYTTIRVTVAASVREVISAVADKLGSAEDLLLVNLSSAGDKVVLKPNDISVFSTLSINGRLFVCPRDQLDSLTPLPEQEGPSTGSMGSFELMSSKDLAYQMTVYDWELFHCVHELELIYHTFGRQNFKKTTANMDLFLRRFNEIQLWVITEICLCTQLSKRVQMLKKFIKIAAHCKEYKNLNSFFAIIMGMSNPAVSRLSQTWEKLPSKFKKFYSEFESLMDPSRNHRAYRLTVAKLDPPIIPFMPLLIKDMTFTHDGNKTFIDSLVNFEKMRMIANTARIVRYCRSLPFSAEPSQTSKNHPDVRSYVRQLAVIDNQRTLSQLSHRLEPRRT; the protein is encoded by the exons GATGCTGTCACAATCTGCACTCTGGGTATTGGGACAGCATTTGGGGAGTCGATCCTGGATAACACCCCTCGGCACGCCACCATTGTTACCCGGGAATTCAGTGAACTCCTCCGCATCGACCAGAGGGAGTTCAAGTCTCTGTGGGAG AAATATCGTCAGTGCATGGCTGGACTGCTTGCCCCACCCTATGGAGTTATGGAAAGTGGTGGACGTAGCACTGACA GAATGTCTGACAAAGAGAACATAAGCAGCAACTCTTTTGGATCCATCTCTAAACATCTGAATAAG GTCCCATCTGAGAAGATCCTGCGAGCAGGGAAGGTTCTCCGTGATGCCATCCTCTCCAGAGCTCCCCACATGATCCGAGACAGGAAGTACCACCTGAAGACATACAG GCAATGCTGTGTGGGAACAGAGCTGGTGGACTGGCAGATGCAGCAGAGCTCCTCTGTTTACTCTCGTATTCAAGCAGTGGGCATGTGGCAGGTGCTGTTAGAGGAAGGTGTTCTCAACCATG TGGACCAGGAGCTGACCTTCCAGGACAAGTATCTTTTCTACCGTTTCCTGGAGGATGAACAGGACGACGCTCCCCTGCCCACCGaggaggagaccagagagagcgaTGAGGAGCTGCAGgataccctcctcctcctctcccaggtCGGCCCTGATGCCCACATGCGCATGATCCTGAGGAAACA TCCAGGACAGAGGGCAGCGGATGATTTGGAGATCATTTATGAGGAGCTGCTTCACATAAAGGCCTTATCGCACCTATCCACCACT GTAAAGAAAGAACTAGCCGGTGTCCTGATCTTTGAGTCCCATGCCAAAGCAGGAACAGTGT TGTTCAATCAAGGGGAGGAAGGCACGTCGTGGTACATCATTCTAAAGGGCTCTGTAAACGTTGTCATTTATGGAAAG GGGGTTGTTTGCACGCTGCATGAGGGAGATGACTTTGGGAAGCTTGCTCTGGTCAACGATGCCCCCCGTGCCGCCTCCATTGTTCTACGAGAGGATAACTGCCACTTCCTACGTGTGGACAAGGAGGACTTCAACCGGATCCTCAGA gacgTGGAGGCCAACACGGTGCGTCTGAAGGAACATGATCAGGATGTTCTGGTCCTGGAGAAGAGCCCCAGCAGCATCCAGACCTCCACCCAcggcaccaccaccaccccctcccACTACAA ATACACTGTGATGTCAGGGGCACCAGAGAAGATTCTGGAGCACTTTCTGGAAATGATGCGACTGGACTCTCACCTCAATGAATCAG ACCCAGCTCTGGACGACTTTGTGCTCATGCACTGCGTCTTCATCCCTAACAGCCAGCTGTGCCCGGTGCTCATGGCCCA CTACCATGCTGAGGCTTCCCAGGGCTCAGAACAGGAGCGTCTGGACTACACATTGAACAACAAGAGGAGGGTGATCAGGCTGGTGCTGCAGTGGGCCTCAGTACATGGAGATCACCTTCAGGAGGAGGACGCCTCACTAGCCTTCCTAGAG GAGTTCTTTGTGTCTGTATCTGATGATGCCCGTGTGATTCCTGCTCTGAAAGATCAACTCCCAGAGTTAGAGAAGCTAGTTAAAAACAG CTCTGACGATGCCAGATCCTCTCCACAAAAG CACAAGGTCCTGTTGCGGCAGTTCAGCATGGGGGATGAGAAGCTGCAGAAACGACAGCCCATCAAGAGTAATGATGAGA TCCTGTTCAAAGTGTACTGCAGCGACCACACCTACACCACCATCCGGGTCACCGTGGCCGCCTCGGTCAGAGAGGTCATCAGCGCAGTGGCCGACAAGCTGGGGTCAGCGGAGGACCTCCTCCTGGTCAACCTCAGTTCGGCCGGAG ATAAAGTGGTGCTGAAGCCCAACGATATTTCAGTCTTCTCCACACTCAGCATCAACGGCCGTCTGTTTGTCTGCCCCAGGGATCAACTGGATTCATTG ACACCCTTGCCAGAGCAGGAAGGGCCCTCCACTGGCTCCATGGGCAGCTTTGAGTTAATGAGCTCGAAAGACCTGGCCTACCAGATGACTGTCTACGACTGGGAACTCTTCCACTGTGTACATGAG CTTGAGCTGATCTACCATACGTTTGGGAGGCAGAACTTCAAGAAGACCACGGCCAACATGGACCTGTTCCTCAGGAGGTTCAATGAGATCCAGCTGTGGGTGATCACAGAGATCTGTCTGTGTACTCAGCTCAGCAAGCGCGTTCAGATGCTCAAGAAGTTCATCAAGATCGCTGCCCA CTGTAAGGAGTATAAGAACCTCAACTCCTTCTTCGCTATCATTATGGGCATGAGCAACCCAGCCGTGAGCAGACTGAGTCAGACCTGGGAG AAACTACCCAGCAAATTCAAGAAATTTTACAGCGAATTTGAAAGCTTAATG GACCCGTCCAGGAACCATCGGGCGTACCGGCTCACTGTGGCCAAGCTGGACCCACCCATCATTCCCTTCATGCCGCTGCTGATCAAAG ACATGACATTCACTCATGATGGAAACAAGACGTTCATTGACAGTTTGGTCAATTTTGAGAAAATG CGAATGATCGCTAATACAGCGAGGATCGTGAGATACTGCAGAAGTCTACCGTTCA GTGCAGAGCCGTCTCAGACCAGTAAGAACCACCCGGACGTGCGGAGCTACGTGCGTCAGCTGGCTGTTATTGACAACCAGAGAACACTGTCTCAGCTCTCCCATAGACTGGAGCCTCGCAGAACCTGA
- the rapgef4a gene encoding rap guanine nucleotide exchange factor 4 isoform X4 encodes MAGLLAPPYGVMESGGRSTDRMSDKENISSNSFGSISKHLNKKSLIESPAKLRPKSISQVPSEKILRAGKVLRDAILSRAPHMIRDRKYHLKTYRQCCVGTELVDWQMQQSSSVYSRIQAVGMWQVLLEEGVLNHVDQELTFQDKYLFYRFLEDEQDDAPLPTEEETRESDEELQDTLLLLSQVGPDAHMRMILRKHPGQRAADDLEIIYEELLHIKALSHLSTTVKKELAGVLIFESHAKAGTVLFNQGEEGTSWYIILKGSVNVVIYGKGVVCTLHEGDDFGKLALVNDAPRAASIVLREDNCHFLRVDKEDFNRILRDVEANTVRLKEHDQDVLVLEKSPSSIQTSTHGTTTTPSHYKYTVMSGAPEKILEHFLEMMRLDSHLNESDPALDDFVLMHCVFIPNSQLCPVLMAHYHAEASQGSEQERLDYTLNNKRRVIRLVLQWASVHGDHLQEEDASLAFLEEFFVSVSDDARVIPALKDQLPELEKLVKNSSDDARSSPQKHKVLLRQFSMGDEKLQKRQPIKSNDEILFKVYCSDHTYTTIRVTVAASVREVISAVADKLGSAEDLLLVNLSSAGDKVVLKPNDISVFSTLSINGRLFVCPRDQLDSLTPLPEQEGPSTGSMGSFELMSSKDLAYQMTVYDWELFHCVHELELIYHTFGRQNFKKTTANMDLFLRRFNEIQLWVITEICLCTQLSKRVQMLKKFIKIAAHCKEYKNLNSFFAIIMGMSNPAVSRLSQTWEKLPSKFKKFYSEFESLMDPSRNHRAYRLTVAKLDPPIIPFMPLLIKDMTFTHDGNKTFIDSLVNFEKMRMIANTARIVRYCRSLPFSAEPSQTSKNHPDVRSYVRQLAVIDNQRTLSQLSHRLEPRRT; translated from the exons ATGGCTGGACTGCTTGCCCCACCCTATGGAGTTATGGAAAGTGGTGGACGTAGCACTGACA GAATGTCTGACAAAGAGAACATAAGCAGCAACTCTTTTGGATCCATCTCTAAACATCTGAATAAG AAGTCATTAATTGAAAGCCCAGCCAAACTCCGTCCTAAATCCATTTCTCAG GTCCCATCTGAGAAGATCCTGCGAGCAGGGAAGGTTCTCCGTGATGCCATCCTCTCCAGAGCTCCCCACATGATCCGAGACAGGAAGTACCACCTGAAGACATACAG GCAATGCTGTGTGGGAACAGAGCTGGTGGACTGGCAGATGCAGCAGAGCTCCTCTGTTTACTCTCGTATTCAAGCAGTGGGCATGTGGCAGGTGCTGTTAGAGGAAGGTGTTCTCAACCATG TGGACCAGGAGCTGACCTTCCAGGACAAGTATCTTTTCTACCGTTTCCTGGAGGATGAACAGGACGACGCTCCCCTGCCCACCGaggaggagaccagagagagcgaTGAGGAGCTGCAGgataccctcctcctcctctcccaggtCGGCCCTGATGCCCACATGCGCATGATCCTGAGGAAACA TCCAGGACAGAGGGCAGCGGATGATTTGGAGATCATTTATGAGGAGCTGCTTCACATAAAGGCCTTATCGCACCTATCCACCACT GTAAAGAAAGAACTAGCCGGTGTCCTGATCTTTGAGTCCCATGCCAAAGCAGGAACAGTGT TGTTCAATCAAGGGGAGGAAGGCACGTCGTGGTACATCATTCTAAAGGGCTCTGTAAACGTTGTCATTTATGGAAAG GGGGTTGTTTGCACGCTGCATGAGGGAGATGACTTTGGGAAGCTTGCTCTGGTCAACGATGCCCCCCGTGCCGCCTCCATTGTTCTACGAGAGGATAACTGCCACTTCCTACGTGTGGACAAGGAGGACTTCAACCGGATCCTCAGA gacgTGGAGGCCAACACGGTGCGTCTGAAGGAACATGATCAGGATGTTCTGGTCCTGGAGAAGAGCCCCAGCAGCATCCAGACCTCCACCCAcggcaccaccaccaccccctcccACTACAA ATACACTGTGATGTCAGGGGCACCAGAGAAGATTCTGGAGCACTTTCTGGAAATGATGCGACTGGACTCTCACCTCAATGAATCAG ACCCAGCTCTGGACGACTTTGTGCTCATGCACTGCGTCTTCATCCCTAACAGCCAGCTGTGCCCGGTGCTCATGGCCCA CTACCATGCTGAGGCTTCCCAGGGCTCAGAACAGGAGCGTCTGGACTACACATTGAACAACAAGAGGAGGGTGATCAGGCTGGTGCTGCAGTGGGCCTCAGTACATGGAGATCACCTTCAGGAGGAGGACGCCTCACTAGCCTTCCTAGAG GAGTTCTTTGTGTCTGTATCTGATGATGCCCGTGTGATTCCTGCTCTGAAAGATCAACTCCCAGAGTTAGAGAAGCTAGTTAAAAACAG CTCTGACGATGCCAGATCCTCTCCACAAAAG CACAAGGTCCTGTTGCGGCAGTTCAGCATGGGGGATGAGAAGCTGCAGAAACGACAGCCCATCAAGAGTAATGATGAGA TCCTGTTCAAAGTGTACTGCAGCGACCACACCTACACCACCATCCGGGTCACCGTGGCCGCCTCGGTCAGAGAGGTCATCAGCGCAGTGGCCGACAAGCTGGGGTCAGCGGAGGACCTCCTCCTGGTCAACCTCAGTTCGGCCGGAG ATAAAGTGGTGCTGAAGCCCAACGATATTTCAGTCTTCTCCACACTCAGCATCAACGGCCGTCTGTTTGTCTGCCCCAGGGATCAACTGGATTCATTG ACACCCTTGCCAGAGCAGGAAGGGCCCTCCACTGGCTCCATGGGCAGCTTTGAGTTAATGAGCTCGAAAGACCTGGCCTACCAGATGACTGTCTACGACTGGGAACTCTTCCACTGTGTACATGAG CTTGAGCTGATCTACCATACGTTTGGGAGGCAGAACTTCAAGAAGACCACGGCCAACATGGACCTGTTCCTCAGGAGGTTCAATGAGATCCAGCTGTGGGTGATCACAGAGATCTGTCTGTGTACTCAGCTCAGCAAGCGCGTTCAGATGCTCAAGAAGTTCATCAAGATCGCTGCCCA CTGTAAGGAGTATAAGAACCTCAACTCCTTCTTCGCTATCATTATGGGCATGAGCAACCCAGCCGTGAGCAGACTGAGTCAGACCTGGGAG AAACTACCCAGCAAATTCAAGAAATTTTACAGCGAATTTGAAAGCTTAATG GACCCGTCCAGGAACCATCGGGCGTACCGGCTCACTGTGGCCAAGCTGGACCCACCCATCATTCCCTTCATGCCGCTGCTGATCAAAG ACATGACATTCACTCATGATGGAAACAAGACGTTCATTGACAGTTTGGTCAATTTTGAGAAAATG CGAATGATCGCTAATACAGCGAGGATCGTGAGATACTGCAGAAGTCTACCGTTCA GTGCAGAGCCGTCTCAGACCAGTAAGAACCACCCGGACGTGCGGAGCTACGTGCGTCAGCTGGCTGTTATTGACAACCAGAGAACACTGTCTCAGCTCTCCCATAGACTGGAGCCTCGCAGAACCTGA